In Paraburkholderia phenazinium, the following are encoded in one genomic region:
- the moaD gene encoding molybdopterin converting factor subunit 1: MKIQLKYFASVREALGTADETVDVPDSVATVGDVRVWLRVRGGIWAETLAEGRALRMACNHVMTDAGTRITEGCEVAFFPPVTGG, from the coding sequence ATGAAGATTCAGCTGAAATATTTTGCGAGCGTGCGTGAAGCACTTGGTACCGCCGACGAAACGGTGGACGTGCCCGACAGCGTGGCCACGGTGGGCGACGTGCGGGTGTGGCTGCGGGTGCGCGGCGGCATCTGGGCGGAGACGCTGGCCGAGGGGCGCGCGCTGCGCATGGCCTGCAACCACGTGATGACCGATGCCGGCACGCGCATCACCGAAGGCTGCGAGGTCGCGTTCTTTCCGCCCGTGACGGGCGGGTGA
- a CDS encoding Rrf2 family transcriptional regulator, with amino-acid sequence MRLTDYTDYSLRVMLYLAVRDEGLATIQDISDAYGISKNHLMKVVQRLGELGWVETVRGRNGGLRLFEHSGSLTVGEVVRATESDFALVGCFPDERGANRHCVIQSQCRLKNVLEAARHAFLSELDRHTIGELAEPHGPLAALLGMRQVIPIALETSGDGGAAPVD; translated from the coding sequence ATGAGACTGACTGACTACACGGATTATTCACTACGCGTCATGCTGTACCTCGCGGTTCGCGACGAGGGGCTGGCGACGATCCAGGATATCTCGGACGCCTACGGTATTTCGAAGAACCACTTGATGAAGGTCGTCCAGCGGCTCGGCGAACTGGGCTGGGTCGAGACGGTGCGCGGCCGCAACGGCGGGCTGCGGCTTTTCGAGCACTCGGGCTCGCTCACGGTCGGCGAAGTGGTGCGCGCCACCGAAAGCGACTTCGCGCTGGTCGGATGCTTTCCGGATGAACGGGGCGCCAACCGGCACTGCGTGATCCAGTCCCAATGCCGCCTGAAAAATGTGCTGGAAGCGGCGCGCCACGCGTTTCTGTCGGAGCTGGATCGCCACACCATCGGCGAGCTGGCCGAACCTCACGGGCCGCTCGCGGCGTTGCTCGGCATGCGGCAGGTGATCCCGATTGCATTGGAGACGTCCGGCGACGGCGGAGCGGCGCCCGTCGATTGA
- a CDS encoding group III truncated hemoglobin, translated as MNPFSPTPAAAARHAEPTEANIRELVYAFYERVRADAILGPVFEQTLGGRWDEHLPKMCLFWASLVLGAKQYRGNVQQAHQPLPGLEPRHFSHWLYLFLDTVESRYEPAAAVRFMEPALRIAQSLQLSRFGWDYTIPAEQRDLLDRIAPARRERGERDPQAHDAARGEPFPAKIIGRSSEP; from the coding sequence ATGAATCCATTCTCTCCCACCCCCGCTGCGGCGGCGCGACACGCAGAACCGACCGAAGCCAATATCCGCGAGCTCGTTTATGCGTTTTATGAGCGCGTGCGAGCCGATGCCATCCTCGGTCCTGTCTTCGAGCAGACGCTCGGCGGCCGCTGGGACGAACATCTGCCGAAGATGTGCCTGTTCTGGGCGAGTCTCGTGCTGGGCGCGAAGCAGTATCGCGGCAATGTGCAGCAGGCGCATCAGCCGCTGCCGGGTCTCGAACCGAGGCACTTCAGCCACTGGCTTTACCTCTTTCTCGATACGGTGGAGTCGCGCTATGAGCCTGCGGCGGCGGTCCGCTTCATGGAGCCGGCTTTGCGCATTGCGCAAAGTCTGCAATTGAGCCGTTTTGGGTGGGATTACACGATTCCCGCCGAACAGCGAGATTTGCTCGACCGTATCGCACCCGCGCGGCGCGAGCGCGGCGAACGCGATCCGCAGGCGCACGATGCCGCGCGCGGCGAGCCGTTTCCGGCGAAGATCATTGGGCGCTCGAGCGAGCCATGA
- the moaE gene encoding molybdopterin synthase catalytic subunit MoaE, whose amino-acid sequence MTVRVQTEDFDLTAEVAALRAQNPKVGAVACFVGTVRDLNDGSMVETMELEHYPGMTEKSLAAIVEVARGRWPGIEVLVIHRVGKLYPLDQIVLVATTAAHRGDAFASCEFVMDYLKTEAPFWKKEKTDQGERWVDARVTDDAALARWGIGSINTKSE is encoded by the coding sequence ATGACGGTTCGCGTCCAGACAGAAGACTTCGACCTCACCGCCGAGGTGGCCGCCTTGCGAGCGCAGAATCCCAAGGTCGGCGCGGTGGCCTGCTTTGTCGGCACCGTGCGCGATCTGAACGACGGCAGCATGGTCGAAACCATGGAGCTCGAGCACTATCCGGGCATGACGGAGAAATCGCTCGCGGCGATCGTCGAGGTTGCGCGCGGACGCTGGCCGGGCATCGAGGTGCTGGTCATCCACCGCGTGGGCAAGCTGTATCCGCTCGACCAGATTGTGCTGGTGGCCACCACCGCGGCGCATCGCGGCGACGCGTTTGCGTCGTGCGAGTTCGTGATGGACTACCTGAAAACCGAGGCGCCGTTCTGGAAAAAGGAAAAGACCGACCAGGGCGAGCGTTGGGTCGATGCACGTGTGACCGACGACGCCGCGCTCGCGCGCTGGGGGATCGGCTCGATTAATACGAAGTCCGAATAA